Proteins encoded within one genomic window of Ctenopharyngodon idella isolate HZGC_01 chromosome 6, HZGC01, whole genome shotgun sequence:
- the si:ch73-361p23.3 gene encoding uncharacterized protein si:ch73-361p23.3: MVVDKCTSTTNTRCNCMSGFTPIDQQNEICVCKKGSGLDRTGQTCIKCKNGYFSDKEDSTCQKLRECKSGIKLAGNSTSDAVCENGSETVTEASKILITTLKTTTICSTATSRPTPSCFIASSITTASSSNKDGSFYSFWLVMLCAGILLLSGLLYHNCKVTHCIHSHKKVDSRKESICRKPVEESGEKCLSLLV, translated from the exons ATGGTAGTCGATAAATGCACATCTACAACAAACACTCGCTGCAATTGTATGAGCGGTTTTACACCCATTGATCAGCAGAATGAGATTTGCGTATGTAAAAAAGGTTCTGGACTGGATAGAACAG GACAGACTTGCATAAAATGTAAGAATGGATACTTCTCAGACAAAGAAGACTCAACTTGTCAAAAATTGAGAGA ATGTAAAAGTGGGATTAAGTTAGCAGGCAACAGTACTTCTGATGCCGTTTGCGAAAATGGATCAGAAACGGTGACCGAAGCTTCCAAAATACTTATTACCACACTGAAGACAACTACCATCTGTTCTACTGCCACTTCAAGACCTACGCCCTCCTGTTTCATAGCCTCTTCAATAACTACGGCCTCCTCTTCCAACAAAGATGGCAGCTTCTACAGCTTTT GGCTGGTCATGCTATGCGCTGGTATTCTTCTTCTGTCTGGACTCCTGTACCACAACTGTAAAGTCACCCACTGCATTCATAGCCACAAGAAAGTGGATTCTCGAAAAG agAGCATATGCAGAAAGCCTGTTGAAGAATCTGGAGAAAAGTGCCTGTCCTTACTTGTCTAA